A single Tenacibaculum sp. 190524A02b DNA region contains:
- a CDS encoding TonB-dependent receptor, whose amino-acid sequence MKIHTIIMLLLIPFMGISQSKFTISGTLKDKANGETLFGATVFLKGTSLGTITNEYGFYSLTAPKGNYTLSISYIGYSPIEKEIELTKNIKFNTSLGKNANLLEEVIITSEESKKVNLRSPQMSVAKINAQTIKQIPVVLGEVDVIKSIQLLPGVTNAGEGASGFNVRGGAEDQNLILLDEAIIYNASHLFGFFSVFNNDAIKDVKLYKGGIPAKFGGRISSVLDVRQKDGNNKEFKLTGGIGLISSRLTAEAPLFNNKGSFLVAGRASYANIFLALAKNENRVGFYDVNFKTNYQLNDKNRLYLSAYFGNDDVNFTNSFFNSYGNLSANLRWNHIFNDKLFSNLSAIYSRYNYGLQLEFVGLDWLSRIDNYNLKYDIDYYLNDKLKFDFGVSGIYYKFNPGEIRPLTPESSINEDFLDKKFATEAGIYASLEHKISNKLTAMYGLRYSYFNRFGSQTLNTYANNLPVVYNSTLGVYERAKPTGKVSYGDKESMASFDNFEPRFALSYQLNEKSSIKTSYNRMAQYLHLISNTTSATPLDIWAPSGTFLKPQIADQYAIGYFRNFDNNTYSIETEAYYKTVKNRVDYINGADLIAQNTIETEILNGNARAYGLEFLLRKNKGDLTGWIAYTLSKSEQRTLSGAAGGLGLNNGNWYNTPFDRTHDVSITGNYKFNKKWTFNTNFVFQTGRPVTYPNGQFQYNGLSIPTYATRNANRLPSYHRLDISATLTPRKNKNRKWQAEWVFGIYNLYSQKNAAAISFGVNNETGINEAERTSIFGIVPSVTYNFKF is encoded by the coding sequence ATGAAAATTCACACAATCATTATGTTGCTTTTAATTCCATTTATGGGAATTTCTCAAAGTAAATTCACTATTAGTGGTACATTAAAAGACAAAGCTAATGGTGAAACACTATTTGGTGCTACCGTATTTTTAAAAGGAACTAGTTTAGGTACAATTACTAATGAATATGGTTTTTATTCACTTACAGCTCCTAAAGGAAATTATACGCTAAGCATTTCCTATATTGGATATTCACCTATTGAAAAAGAAATTGAGCTTACAAAAAATATAAAGTTTAATACTTCTTTAGGTAAAAATGCAAATCTATTAGAAGAAGTAATAATTACTTCTGAAGAAAGTAAAAAAGTTAATCTGAGAAGTCCTCAAATGAGTGTTGCTAAAATTAACGCACAAACCATAAAACAAATTCCTGTAGTATTGGGTGAAGTAGATGTTATTAAATCTATTCAATTACTACCAGGAGTTACCAATGCTGGTGAAGGAGCATCAGGTTTTAACGTTCGTGGTGGTGCAGAAGATCAAAATTTAATTTTACTTGATGAAGCTATTATTTATAATGCCTCACATTTATTTGGATTTTTCTCTGTTTTTAATAATGATGCTATTAAAGATGTAAAATTATATAAAGGAGGGATTCCAGCTAAATTTGGAGGTCGTATTTCATCTGTACTCGATGTTAGACAAAAAGATGGAAATAATAAAGAGTTTAAACTTACAGGAGGAATTGGCTTAATTTCTAGCAGATTAACAGCTGAAGCCCCTTTATTTAACAACAAAGGTTCTTTTTTAGTTGCGGGTCGTGCTTCTTACGCAAATATATTTTTAGCCTTGGCTAAGAATGAAAACAGAGTTGGATTTTATGATGTAAACTTTAAAACTAACTACCAGCTTAATGATAAGAACCGTTTATATTTATCAGCTTATTTTGGAAATGATGATGTAAACTTTACCAATTCATTTTTTAACTCTTACGGAAACTTATCTGCTAACTTAAGATGGAACCATATTTTTAATGATAAATTATTTTCTAATTTATCTGCAATTTATAGCAGATATAACTATGGTTTACAACTTGAATTTGTTGGATTAGATTGGCTGTCTCGTATTGATAATTATAATTTAAAATACGATATTGATTACTACCTTAATGATAAACTAAAGTTTGATTTTGGTGTAAGCGGAATTTATTACAAATTCAATCCAGGAGAAATTCGTCCTTTAACACCAGAATCTTCTATTAATGAAGATTTTTTAGATAAAAAGTTTGCTACTGAAGCAGGAATTTATGCTAGTTTAGAACATAAAATATCTAACAAGTTAACAGCAATGTATGGCTTACGTTATAGCTACTTTAATAGGTTTGGAAGTCAAACATTAAATACGTACGCTAATAATTTACCTGTTGTTTATAATAGTACCTTAGGGGTTTACGAACGTGCAAAACCAACAGGTAAAGTAAGCTATGGAGATAAGGAAAGTATGGCAAGTTTTGATAACTTTGAACCACGTTTTGCGTTATCCTATCAATTAAATGAAAAGTCGTCAATCAAAACAAGTTATAATAGAATGGCACAGTACTTACATTTAATATCAAATACTACCTCAGCAACGCCATTAGATATTTGGGCACCTAGTGGTACGTTTTTAAAACCACAAATTGCGGATCAATACGCCATTGGGTATTTTAGAAATTTTGATAACAACACTTACTCAATTGAAACAGAAGCCTATTATAAAACCGTAAAAAACCGTGTAGATTATATTAATGGAGCTGATTTAATTGCACAAAACACCATTGAAACAGAAATTTTAAATGGTAATGCCAGAGCATATGGATTAGAGTTTTTACTAAGAAAAAATAAAGGAGATTTAACAGGTTGGATTGCTTATACACTGTCAAAATCTGAACAACGTACATTAAGTGGAGCAGCTGGTGGGCTGGGCTTAAATAATGGTAATTGGTATAATACGCCTTTTGATAGAACTCATGATGTATCTATTACAGGTAATTATAAGTTTAACAAAAAATGGACATTCAACACAAATTTTGTTTTTCAAACTGGAAGACCTGTAACCTATCCTAACGGACAATTTCAATACAATGGCTTATCAATTCCAACGTATGCAACTAGAAATGCTAACCGATTACCTTCTTACCATCGCTTAGATATTTCTGCTACGTTAACGCCTAGAAAAAACAAAAATAGAAAGTGGCAAGCTGAATGGGTGTTTGGTATTTATAATTTATACTCTCAAAAAAATGCAGCGGCTATTAGTTTTGGCGTAAATAATGAAACTGGAATTAATGAAGCTGAACGTACCTCTATTTTTGGTATCGTTCCTTCTGTAACTTATAATTTTAAATTTTAA
- a CDS encoding DUF4249 domain-containing protein: MKKLIFSLFVAISTIFSSCTDVVNIDVPNAGARLVVEASINWEKGTAGNEQTIKLSTSTAYFDNNPNVPATGATVTITKENDGSEYIFTDQNNGYYTTNSFVPEVNAAYTLNIIYKGETYSAKETLIGFTKINGVSQEDGFNEDEYRIRVVFDDPADEVNYYMGEFIQTNLAVPSLASIKDEFVNGNEAFVLHFDEKNVKGTKIDINVYGISERFYLYIEQLIEQSGTQGGSPFQATPAQLKGNCININNPDEEVLGYFRLSQFAKTSYTIQ; this comes from the coding sequence ATGAAAAAATTAATATTTAGCCTTTTTGTAGCAATTAGTACAATTTTTTCATCTTGTACCGATGTTGTAAATATTGATGTTCCAAATGCAGGAGCAAGACTAGTTGTTGAAGCTTCCATTAATTGGGAAAAAGGAACAGCTGGTAATGAACAAACAATTAAGTTAAGTACGTCTACTGCTTATTTTGATAATAATCCAAATGTACCAGCAACAGGTGCAACAGTTACTATTACTAAAGAAAATGATGGCTCTGAATATATTTTTACAGATCAGAATAATGGTTATTATACCACCAATAGTTTTGTTCCTGAAGTTAATGCAGCATATACGTTAAACATTATTTATAAGGGAGAAACCTATTCTGCTAAAGAAACTTTAATTGGTTTTACTAAAATTAATGGGGTTAGTCAGGAAGATGGTTTTAATGAAGATGAATATCGAATTCGTGTAGTTTTTGATGATCCTGCGGATGAAGTAAATTATTATATGGGAGAATTTATTCAAACTAATTTAGCGGTACCTTCACTTGCTTCTATTAAAGATGAGTTTGTAAATGGAAATGAAGCCTTTGTTTTACACTTTGATGAAAAGAATGTTAAAGGAACTAAAATTGATATTAATGTTTATGGAATATCTGAAAGGTTTTATTTATACATAGAGCAACTTATTGAGCAATCTGGAACACAAGGTGGCAGCCCATTTCAGGCAACACCTGCACAATTAAAAGGAAACTGTATTAATATTAATAACCCTGATGAAGAAGTTTTAGGGTACTTTCGTTTAAGCCAATTTGCCAAAACTAGTTACACCATCCAATAA
- the bglX gene encoding beta-glucosidase BglX, whose product MKNYLLASILLCVCFSCKQKKTLQKKENSIDYKVDSLLQLMTLEEKVGQMNQYNGFWDFTGPPPNEGHAAQKYEHLKKGWVGSMLNVRGVENVKKVQKIAVEESRLGIPLIIGFDVIHGYETQSPIPLAESASWDLEAIKKSAQMAAKEAASAGINWTFAPMVDISRDARWGRVMEGAGEDPFLGSKIAKARVEGFQGKDLSSPFTIAACAKHFAAYGFAESGKDYNTADLGTSTLYNTVLPPFKAAKEAGVKTFMNAFNELNGIPATGDAFLQRTILKEAWNFEGFVVSDWGSIIEMVAHGYAKNKKHAAALAANAGSDMDMESYAYVSELVTLVKEGKVSEKVINDAVKRILKVKFELGLFENPYKYCNEQREKSTIGSKEIQEAALSMAKKSIVLLKNENKILPLSKNGQKIALIGALAADKNSPLGNWRIAAKDHSAISVLEGMQKYTGNELTYAEGAKVAIGNTNFIHEVTINTNDTSQFKEAIQVAKKADVVVMVLGEVGFQSGEARSSANLGLPGVQQALLEAVYKVNKNIILVLTNGRPLTINWADKNIPAIVEAWQLGSQAGNAIAQVLYGDYNPSGKLPMTFPKSEGQVPIYYNYKNTGRPGPKKEVFWSHYQDETNTPLYPFGYGLSYTTFTYNTIKANVTSNEVEVSVEVTNSGNVIGKEVVQLYIRDVVASVTRPVKELKGFELVELKPNETKKITFTLSSKELGFYNNQGIFVVEPGIFEVFIGGSSTTTLKTKFNCDSEEFNSPMPSIE is encoded by the coding sequence ATGAAAAACTATCTTTTAGCAAGCATATTACTATGTGTGTGTTTTAGCTGTAAACAGAAAAAGACACTTCAAAAAAAAGAAAATAGTATTGATTACAAAGTCGATTCTCTTTTGCAACTAATGACATTAGAAGAAAAAGTAGGACAGATGAATCAATACAATGGATTTTGGGATTTTACAGGACCACCGCCTAATGAAGGGCATGCAGCACAGAAATATGAACACCTTAAAAAAGGATGGGTAGGTTCTATGCTAAATGTTAGAGGTGTAGAAAACGTAAAAAAAGTACAAAAAATAGCTGTAGAAGAAAGTCGATTAGGTATTCCTTTAATTATAGGTTTTGATGTAATACACGGTTATGAAACACAAAGTCCAATTCCGCTTGCAGAATCCGCAAGTTGGGATTTAGAAGCTATAAAAAAATCTGCGCAAATGGCGGCCAAAGAAGCTGCTTCAGCTGGTATTAATTGGACGTTTGCCCCTATGGTAGATATTTCAAGAGATGCCCGTTGGGGACGTGTAATGGAAGGAGCAGGAGAAGATCCATTTTTAGGAAGCAAAATAGCCAAAGCTAGAGTAGAGGGTTTTCAAGGTAAAGATTTATCGAGTCCATTTACCATAGCAGCTTGTGCCAAACATTTTGCTGCTTACGGATTTGCTGAATCTGGAAAAGATTATAATACAGCAGATCTAGGAACTTCTACCTTATACAATACAGTATTACCACCTTTTAAAGCAGCCAAAGAAGCTGGTGTAAAAACTTTTATGAATGCCTTTAATGAATTAAATGGAATTCCGGCTACTGGAGATGCCTTTTTACAGAGAACCATTTTAAAGGAAGCGTGGAATTTTGAAGGATTTGTAGTCTCGGATTGGGGTTCTATTATAGAAATGGTAGCCCATGGTTATGCAAAAAATAAAAAGCATGCCGCAGCATTGGCTGCCAATGCAGGATCTGATATGGACATGGAATCCTATGCCTATGTAAGTGAATTAGTAACGTTGGTAAAAGAAGGAAAAGTATCAGAAAAAGTAATAAATGATGCCGTAAAAAGAATTTTAAAAGTAAAATTTGAATTAGGCTTATTTGAAAATCCTTACAAGTATTGCAATGAACAACGAGAAAAAAGCACTATTGGTAGTAAAGAAATTCAAGAAGCAGCATTAAGCATGGCTAAAAAATCCATAGTCTTACTAAAAAATGAAAATAAGATACTTCCACTTTCAAAAAATGGACAAAAAATAGCCTTAATAGGCGCTTTAGCAGCTGATAAAAACAGCCCTTTAGGAAATTGGAGAATAGCAGCTAAAGATCATTCAGCTATTTCAGTATTAGAAGGCATGCAAAAATATACAGGTAACGAATTAACCTATGCAGAAGGCGCAAAAGTAGCAATTGGAAATACCAACTTTATTCATGAAGTAACCATAAACACCAATGATACCTCACAATTTAAAGAGGCAATACAAGTAGCAAAAAAAGCAGATGTAGTTGTTATGGTTTTAGGTGAAGTTGGCTTTCAAAGTGGAGAAGCCAGAAGTAGCGCAAACTTAGGTTTACCAGGAGTACAACAAGCATTATTAGAAGCGGTTTATAAAGTAAACAAAAACATAATATTAGTACTTACTAACGGAAGACCTTTAACTATTAATTGGGCAGATAAAAACATACCAGCTATTGTAGAAGCTTGGCAATTGGGATCACAAGCTGGCAATGCCATTGCACAAGTATTGTATGGTGATTATAACCCAAGTGGAAAACTACCAATGACCTTTCCTAAATCAGAAGGGCAAGTACCTATATATTATAACTATAAAAATACAGGAAGGCCAGGGCCTAAAAAAGAAGTATTTTGGTCACATTACCAAGATGAAACCAATACACCACTATACCCATTTGGTTACGGACTTAGTTATACCACATTTACCTACAATACTATAAAAGCAAATGTAACTTCTAATGAAGTTGAAGTATCTGTTGAGGTAACCAATTCAGGAAACGTAATAGGAAAAGAAGTTGTACAACTTTATATTAGAGATGTAGTAGCTAGTGTAACCAGACCTGTAAAAGAATTAAAAGGGTTTGAATTAGTGGAATTAAAACCTAACGAAACCAAAAAAATTACGTTTACACTAAGCTCTAAAGAATTAGGTTTTTATAACAATCAAGGAATCTTTGTTGTAGAACCAGGAATCTTTGAAGTTTTTATAGGAGGAAGTTCAACAACAACTTTAAAAACAAAATTTAATTGTGATAGCGAAGAGTTTAATTCCCCGATGCCTAGTATCGAATAG
- a CDS encoding family 16 glycosylhydrolase has translation MKKIINKSIYLVAFLGILLFTQCKENEYEFGSIVVPSNIQVSAEIIGQDATNPYGDGSGEVNFTFSATNALSYVVNFSDGTEKTAPSGKASHTFSKTGVHKYIVTIIAVGTGGVKTSSTIEVEVFSAFSDVEAENFLAGLAVGDSKKWYWQADVAVHVGLGPVTDDYGNGEFAYPAWWSAIQPWDTEKSCMYDNEFVFTRTATGITFEQTVGPAFVPKAYADVIGVAGDTCHDDSVASSMFGVKEVSFGKSTSKAGVEGTWNGQPYRGTFFQIADDGFMGWYVGASRYDIITITPDKMIVRIIQKGDGFAWYHTFVSTKPTQGSNYIYNNLVWEDDFTINGAPDTSKWTYDIGTGTNGWGNNESQYYTNRADNVVVENGHLIITAKKEDYMGSAYTSARLKTEGLFDFKYGRVEIKAKLPGSAGTWPALWMLGSNFSTIGWPRCGEIDIMEQTGNDKNTVLATCHWFDTASNTKADFGQTTSITNATTAFHKYTLEWTPESIKMYVDDVKYYELANNANLPFDQNFFLLFNIAMGGTLGGSIDAAFLQETMEIDYVKVYQ, from the coding sequence ATGAAAAAAATTATAAATAAATCAATTTATCTAGTAGCATTTTTAGGAATACTACTATTTACCCAATGCAAAGAAAATGAATATGAGTTTGGTAGTATTGTTGTACCATCAAATATTCAGGTAAGTGCAGAAATTATTGGGCAAGATGCAACGAATCCTTATGGAGATGGAAGTGGAGAAGTAAATTTTACTTTTAGTGCAACCAATGCGCTGAGTTATGTAGTTAATTTTAGTGATGGAACAGAAAAAACAGCACCCTCAGGTAAAGCATCACATACTTTTTCAAAAACTGGAGTTCACAAATATATAGTTACCATAATTGCTGTTGGAACCGGAGGTGTAAAAACTTCATCTACTATTGAAGTTGAGGTGTTTAGTGCCTTTTCAGATGTAGAAGCAGAAAACTTTTTAGCAGGGCTAGCAGTTGGTGATAGTAAAAAATGGTATTGGCAAGCAGATGTTGCTGTGCATGTTGGATTGGGACCTGTAACTGATGATTATGGAAATGGAGAATTTGCTTATCCAGCTTGGTGGAGTGCTATTCAACCTTGGGATACTGAAAAATCATGTATGTATGATAATGAATTTGTATTTACCAGAACAGCTACAGGAATTACATTTGAACAAACTGTAGGGCCTGCATTTGTTCCTAAAGCTTATGCAGATGTTATTGGGGTAGCAGGAGATACTTGTCATGATGATTCAGTAGCTAGCTCTATGTTTGGCGTAAAAGAAGTATCATTTGGTAAATCAACTTCTAAAGCAGGAGTAGAAGGTACATGGAATGGACAACCGTATAGAGGAACTTTTTTTCAAATTGCTGATGATGGGTTTATGGGATGGTATGTAGGAGCTAGTAGATATGATATTATTACAATTACTCCTGATAAAATGATTGTAAGAATTATTCAAAAAGGAGACGGTTTTGCTTGGTATCATACATTTGTCTCAACAAAACCAACACAAGGCTCTAACTACATATATAATAATTTAGTTTGGGAAGATGACTTTACTATAAATGGAGCTCCAGATACCTCAAAATGGACGTATGATATTGGTACAGGAACCAATGGTTGGGGAAATAATGAAAGTCAGTATTATACCAATAGAGCAGATAATGTAGTCGTTGAAAATGGACATCTTATCATTACCGCAAAAAAAGAAGACTATATGGGAAGTGCTTATACTTCTGCTAGGTTAAAAACCGAAGGACTTTTTGATTTTAAATATGGTAGAGTAGAAATAAAAGCAAAATTACCAGGAAGTGCAGGTACATGGCCAGCGTTATGGATGTTAGGAAGTAATTTTTCAACAATAGGATGGCCTAGATGTGGAGAAATTGATATAATGGAACAAACAGGAAATGACAAAAATACAGTGTTAGCCACTTGCCATTGGTTTGATACAGCTAGTAATACAAAAGCTGATTTTGGTCAAACTACAAGTATTACCAATGCCACCACTGCTTTTCATAAGTACACATTAGAATGGACGCCTGAAAGTATTAAAATGTATGTAGATGATGTCAAATATTATGAGTTAGCCAACAATGCTAATTTACCATTTGATCAAAATTTCTTTTTACTATTTAATATAGCAATGGGTGGTACTTTAGGCGGAAGCATTGATGCCGCTTTTTTACAAGAAACCATGGAAATAGATTACGTTAAAGTATATCAGTAA
- a CDS encoding RagB/SusD family nutrient uptake outer membrane protein has protein sequence MKRAIKLVLIALTFIVFGCEDYLDITPEGRENSENFFNSADDYEKALTGVYDLLSTTYLNQILGEIASDNSLCGGENATDVLDWQQIDDMTHNPDNGALRNVFQWMYAGISRANYIIEFKDKTNFERKPQVLAETKFLRAYYYFELVKFFGSVPMYLDKRITREETQTINKSTKAEIYQQLEKDLQAAAAVLPWTQTQKGRATKGAALALLGKVYLYQDKFLPATQVLDQVINSSQYNLVSDFASIFSNQNENNAESVFEVQYFGQEGGSFDCFQCVEGNIAVGFMGPRFTGGDYEPYADGFSFNIPTPEIVNLFESGDTRKEATIFNIETFVQSNPGVTYNEGHDHNGYFNFKYIPYAEGNASDPHLTHSNNYRAIRYADVLLMAAEAYNRGNINDGMARNYVNLVRRRAFGDTNHDIISGGSTLTDAILNERRLELAGEGHRFFDQVRTNKTTTISGFISPKNTVFPIPRVEIELAGNRWEQNTGY, from the coding sequence ATGAAAAGAGCAATAAAATTAGTACTTATAGCACTTACCTTTATAGTGTTTGGTTGTGAAGATTATTTAGATATAACACCTGAAGGAAGAGAAAACTCAGAAAATTTTTTCAATAGTGCAGATGATTATGAAAAAGCATTAACTGGAGTTTATGATTTATTATCAACAACTTATTTAAATCAAATTTTAGGAGAAATAGCATCAGATAATAGCCTTTGTGGAGGAGAAAATGCTACGGATGTATTAGACTGGCAGCAAATTGATGACATGACACACAACCCAGATAATGGAGCTTTACGTAATGTTTTTCAATGGATGTATGCTGGAATTAGTAGAGCCAATTATATTATAGAGTTTAAAGACAAAACTAACTTTGAAAGAAAACCACAAGTACTGGCAGAAACAAAGTTTTTAAGAGCTTATTATTATTTTGAATTGGTAAAGTTTTTTGGAAGTGTACCTATGTATTTAGATAAGAGGATTACACGTGAAGAAACACAAACGATTAATAAATCTACCAAAGCAGAAATTTACCAACAATTAGAAAAAGATTTACAGGCAGCAGCAGCTGTACTTCCTTGGACACAAACACAAAAAGGAAGAGCTACAAAAGGAGCCGCTTTAGCTTTGTTAGGTAAAGTTTATTTATATCAAGATAAATTTTTACCAGCAACACAGGTATTAGATCAAGTAATCAATTCAAGTCAGTATAATTTAGTAAGTGATTTTGCTTCCATATTTAGCAATCAAAATGAAAACAATGCAGAATCTGTTTTTGAAGTACAATACTTTGGACAAGAAGGAGGGAGCTTTGATTGTTTTCAATGTGTAGAAGGTAATATTGCCGTTGGGTTTATGGGACCAAGATTTACAGGTGGAGATTATGAACCTTATGCAGATGGTTTTAGTTTTAATATTCCTACACCAGAAATTGTAAATCTATTTGAATCAGGTGACACTAGAAAAGAAGCTACTATATTTAATATAGAAACCTTTGTACAATCCAATCCAGGAGTTACTTATAATGAAGGGCATGACCATAATGGATATTTTAACTTTAAATACATTCCATATGCAGAAGGAAATGCATCAGATCCACATTTAACACATAGTAATAATTACAGAGCTATAAGGTATGCAGATGTTTTATTAATGGCAGCTGAAGCCTATAACAGAGGTAATATTAATGATGGGATGGCTAGAAATTATGTAAACCTTGTTAGAAGAAGAGCCTTTGGAGACACCAATCATGATATTATATCAGGAGGATCAACATTAACGGATGCCATTTTAAATGAACGAAGGTTGGAACTAGCTGGGGAAGGACATCGTTTCTTTGATCAGGTAAGAACGAATAAAACAACAACAATATCAGGTTTTATAAGTCCTAAAAACACCGTATTCCCAATTCCAAGAGTAGAAATTGAATTAGCAGGGAACAGATGGGAACAAAACACAGGGTATTAA